A genomic window from Pseudogulbenkiania sp. MAI-1 includes:
- the alr gene encoding alanine racemase encodes MTKTAYAEIHLPALRRNYAQAKRLAGSARVWAVVKSDAYGHGLTRVALALPHADGFALIQPDDAVTLRHAGIGAPILLLEGALEEGDIDTAAQHRLELVLRSEHQLQWLLKKARPVTVWVKVNTGMNRFGFTPERALAVVRQLQATSFCRVAGLMTHFACADQLGTPLDEPWRRFMQVVEATGLPFTAANSAAVLRETRTHGAAVRVGGLLYNNNPFYPDTRLWSEAIEPVMRFAARIVHVDTLRAGDSIGYGAAFTASHDMRIGIVGAGYGDGYPRAAPSGTPVLVGGQRAALVGRVAMNVLAIDLSALPAVQIGDEVTLWGAPGLSCDEIAWCCGTISEELQCALTSRVPIRQIVVDSTVPAPSDEQTSPAQCLAHL; translated from the coding sequence ATGACCAAGACCGCCTACGCCGAAATCCACCTGCCCGCGCTGCGCCGCAATTACGCCCAGGCCAAGAGGCTGGCCGGCTCGGCACGGGTCTGGGCCGTGGTGAAATCGGACGCCTACGGCCACGGCCTCACGCGCGTGGCCTTGGCACTGCCGCACGCCGACGGCTTCGCGCTGATCCAGCCGGACGACGCCGTGACGCTGCGCCACGCCGGCATCGGCGCGCCGATCCTGCTGCTGGAAGGAGCGCTGGAGGAAGGCGATATCGATACCGCCGCGCAGCACCGTCTCGAGCTGGTGCTGCGCTCGGAACACCAGTTGCAGTGGCTGCTCAAGAAGGCGCGGCCGGTCACGGTGTGGGTCAAGGTCAATACCGGCATGAACCGCTTCGGCTTCACCCCGGAGCGGGCGCTGGCGGTGGTACGCCAGTTGCAAGCGACGTCGTTCTGCCGCGTTGCCGGGCTGATGACGCACTTCGCCTGCGCCGACCAGCTCGGCACGCCGCTGGACGAGCCCTGGCGGCGCTTCATGCAGGTGGTCGAGGCCACCGGCCTGCCGTTCACCGCCGCCAACAGCGCGGCCGTGCTGCGCGAAACGCGCACCCACGGCGCGGCAGTGCGGGTCGGCGGGCTACTCTACAACAACAATCCGTTCTACCCCGACACCCGGCTGTGGTCCGAGGCCATCGAACCGGTGATGCGCTTCGCCGCCCGCATCGTGCACGTCGACACGCTCCGGGCCGGCGACAGCATCGGCTACGGCGCGGCCTTCACCGCCAGCCACGACATGCGCATCGGCATCGTCGGTGCCGGCTACGGCGACGGCTACCCGCGCGCCGCGCCCTCCGGCACCCCGGTACTGGTGGGCGGCCAGCGTGCCGCGCTGGTGGGACGGGTGGCGATGAACGTGCTGGCGATCGACCTCTCGGCGCTACCGGCGGTGCAGATCGGCGACGAGGTGACGTTGTGGGGCGCGCCCGGACTGAGCTGCGACGAGATCGCCTGGTGCTGCGGCACCATCAGCGAAGAGTTGCAGTGCGCATTGACGAGTCGGGTGCCGATCCGGCAGATTGTGGTGGACTCCACCGTGCCCGCCCCGTCCGATGAACAAACTTCCCCCGCTCAATGCCTTGCGCATCTTTGA
- a CDS encoding glutathione S-transferase family protein — MITLYTFGPALGLPDLSPFVMKAELLLKMAGLPYQCDTHGFRRAPKGKLPYLDDDGERIADSTLIRFHLERKYAIDFDAGYDARERALAWAVEKMLEEHLYFTVVHARWVIDTNFERGPARFFAAVPAPLRPLVTALVRRKIRHSLYAQGIGRHSQSEIETLGCRDIDALAALLGDRPYLLGDTPCGADASVYAFVAGLLCPVFDTALRTQTEHHANLCAYAARMQARYYPVTA; from the coding sequence ATGATCACGCTGTACACCTTCGGCCCGGCGCTGGGCCTGCCAGACCTCAGCCCCTTCGTGATGAAAGCCGAACTGCTGCTGAAGATGGCCGGCCTGCCCTACCAGTGCGATACCCACGGCTTTCGCCGGGCGCCCAAGGGCAAACTGCCCTATCTCGACGACGACGGCGAGCGCATCGCCGACTCCACCCTGATCCGCTTCCACCTGGAGCGCAAGTACGCCATCGACTTCGACGCCGGCTACGACGCGCGCGAGCGCGCGCTGGCCTGGGCGGTGGAAAAGATGCTGGAAGAACACCTCTACTTCACCGTGGTGCACGCGCGCTGGGTCATCGACACCAACTTCGAACGCGGTCCGGCGCGCTTCTTCGCCGCCGTGCCGGCTCCGTTGCGGCCGCTGGTCACCGCCCTGGTGCGGCGCAAGATCCGGCACTCGCTGTACGCCCAAGGCATCGGCCGTCATAGCCAGAGCGAAATCGAAACGCTGGGCTGCCGCGACATCGACGCCCTGGCCGCGCTGCTCGGCGACCGGCCCTACCTGCTCGGCGATACCCCGTGCGGCGCCGACGCCAGCGTCTACGCCTTCGTCGCCGGACTACTGTGCCCGGTGTTCGACACCGCCTTGCGCACGCAGACCGAGCACCACGCCAACCTCTGCGCCTACGCCGCCCGCATGCAGGCGCGCTACTACCCTGTCACGGCCTGA
- a CDS encoding acyltransferase has protein sequence MSNKNLAVEGVRGLAALAVILSHSALTFWPYLHGDVDELRSGFERWVFDSPFGFFYSGAGAVSVFFVLSGFVLGRSVLGQTGLVRSLPGMVVRRYFRLMLPILATCLLAWAVFAFVLPQVDRQALGEWIRLFGSFDFSLTSALRQGTVETILWGASDYNWALWTMRVEFFGSLLVYGLAALLVYWSRPGWLLPVAALACLWLVPGGDGMYYALFVFGIWLAASEWTVDSRVVAALLLLAGLYLVGYHEESRSYRFIEQHLALTWRGESMSNYDLANALGGMLIVWAALKSPWLGQCLSGRAMAWLGRLSFSAYLLHMLVLATVAPAVFNALRPELSYTGAALLSLLASLLAIYLCSLPYARWVDETSIHVSRKAGRLVWRR, from the coding sequence ATGAGCAACAAGAATCTGGCCGTGGAGGGGGTGCGCGGCCTGGCGGCCCTCGCGGTCATTCTTTCCCATTCCGCACTGACGTTCTGGCCCTATCTGCACGGCGATGTCGACGAGTTGCGCTCGGGGTTCGAGCGCTGGGTGTTCGATTCGCCCTTCGGTTTTTTTTATTCCGGCGCCGGGGCAGTATCGGTGTTTTTCGTACTGAGCGGTTTCGTGCTGGGGCGTAGCGTATTGGGTCAGACCGGTCTGGTTCGGTCCCTGCCCGGTATGGTGGTGCGTCGTTATTTCCGTCTGATGCTGCCCATCCTGGCCACTTGCCTGCTGGCCTGGGCGGTATTCGCCTTCGTGCTGCCGCAGGTCGATCGGCAGGCGCTCGGCGAATGGATTCGCTTGTTCGGCAGTTTCGATTTCTCGCTGACGAGCGCTCTCCGGCAGGGGACGGTCGAGACCATCTTGTGGGGGGCGTCTGACTACAACTGGGCACTGTGGACGATGCGCGTCGAGTTCTTCGGTTCGCTGCTGGTGTATGGGCTTGCCGCCCTGCTGGTGTATTGGTCGCGTCCGGGCTGGCTGTTGCCGGTTGCCGCCCTGGCCTGTTTGTGGCTGGTGCCGGGGGGCGACGGCATGTACTACGCGCTGTTCGTGTTCGGGATCTGGCTGGCGGCGAGTGAATGGACCGTCGATAGCCGCGTCGTGGCCGCCTTGCTGCTGCTGGCTGGGCTGTATCTCGTCGGCTATCACGAGGAGAGCCGCTCCTACCGCTTCATCGAGCAGCATCTGGCCTTGACGTGGCGCGGCGAATCGATGAGCAACTATGATCTGGCCAATGCGCTGGGGGGAATGCTGATCGTCTGGGCGGCGCTGAAGAGCCCCTGGCTAGGGCAGTGCCTGTCGGGGCGCGCCATGGCGTGGCTCGGGCGGCTGTCGTTTTCGGCCTACCTGCTGCACATGCTGGTGCTGGCGACCGTGGCGCCGGCGGTGTTCAACGCCCTGCGTCCGGAACTGTCCTACACCGGTGCCGCGCTGCTGAGCCTGCTGGCCTCGCTCCTGGCCATCTATCTGTGTTCGTTGCCCTACGCCCGCTGGGTCGACGAAACCAGCATCCACGTCTCGCGCAAAGCGGGCCGGCTGGTGTGGCGCCGCTGA
- a CDS encoding CBS domain-containing protein, which yields MESQFHFLPTVALPPTTDLIRLDARPRPSVTMDSPALEVMTDLKTVDPVSVYEDTPLDDAHHEMVSRGIRLLFVTDAADRLAGLVTATDMLGERPMQCMLGHNKRRADLLVRDVMTPRTELEALKLEDVASAKVGHMVATMKQHGRQHALVVELNPTTGHYEVCGLFSTTHMARRLGISLNFIRVPQAFSEIQHSLLHES from the coding sequence ATGGAAAGCCAGTTCCACTTCCTGCCCACCGTCGCACTCCCGCCCACCACCGACCTGATCCGCCTCGATGCGCGTCCCCGGCCCTCGGTCACCATGGACAGTCCCGCTCTCGAGGTGATGACCGATCTGAAAACGGTCGATCCGGTTAGCGTGTACGAAGACACTCCGCTCGACGACGCCCACCACGAAATGGTCAGCCGCGGCATCCGGCTGCTGTTCGTGACCGACGCCGCAGACCGCCTCGCGGGCCTGGTGACGGCCACCGACATGCTGGGGGAGCGGCCGATGCAGTGCATGCTCGGCCACAACAAGCGCCGCGCCGACCTGCTGGTGCGCGACGTGATGACGCCGCGCACCGAGCTCGAGGCCTTGAAGCTCGAGGACGTCGCCAGTGCCAAGGTCGGCCACATGGTCGCCACCATGAAGCAGCACGGCCGCCAGCACGCGCTGGTAGTGGAACTCAATCCGACAACCGGCCACTACGAAGTGTGCGGCCTGTTCTCGACCACGCACATGGCGCGCCGCCTCGGCATCTCGCTGAATTTCATCCGCGTGCCACAGGCCTTCTCCGAGATCCAGCACTCGCTGCTGCACGAAAGTTGA
- a CDS encoding SAM-dependent methyltransferase — MSAIPDIKPGQSIELLKELHILTRDGKLNQDSRRKLKQVYHLFQFIEPLLAEVLAERGDLTLADHGAGKSYLGFILYDLFLKDKGVGHIYGIETRAELVERSRELAARLAFERMSFLDLTVEQSITSPLLPERIDVVTALHACNTATDDAIKFALNKQARFIVLVPCCQAEVAAVLRKNKNQSFGLTPLSEIWRHPIHTREFGSQLTNVLRCLQLEAHGYQLTVTELVGWEHSMKNELIIARRTDAPRKNAQQRLESILHELNLDELRERFVY, encoded by the coding sequence GTGAGCGCCATCCCCGACATCAAGCCCGGGCAGTCGATTGAACTGCTCAAGGAACTGCACATCCTCACCCGCGACGGCAAGCTCAACCAGGACAGCCGCCGCAAGCTGAAACAGGTCTACCACCTGTTCCAGTTCATCGAACCGCTGCTGGCCGAAGTGCTGGCCGAGCGCGGCGACCTGACCCTGGCCGACCACGGTGCCGGCAAGTCCTATCTCGGCTTCATCCTGTACGACCTGTTCCTCAAGGACAAGGGCGTGGGCCACATCTACGGCATCGAGACCCGCGCCGAACTGGTGGAACGCTCGCGCGAACTGGCGGCACGGCTCGCCTTCGAGCGCATGTCCTTTCTCGACCTGACGGTGGAGCAGTCGATCACCTCGCCGCTGCTGCCGGAGCGCATCGACGTGGTCACCGCGCTGCACGCCTGCAACACCGCCACCGACGACGCCATCAAGTTCGCGCTGAACAAGCAGGCGCGCTTCATCGTGCTGGTGCCGTGCTGCCAGGCCGAGGTGGCCGCGGTGCTGCGCAAGAACAAGAACCAGAGCTTCGGCCTGACGCCGCTGTCGGAAATCTGGCGCCACCCGATCCACACCCGCGAATTCGGCAGCCAGCTCACCAACGTGCTGCGCTGCCTGCAGCTGGAGGCGCACGGCTACCAGCTGACGGTGACCGAGTTGGTCGGCTGGGAGCACTCGATGAAGAACGAGCTGATCATCGCCCGCCGCACCGATGCCCCGCGCAAGAACGCCCAGCAGCGGCTGGAGAGCATTCTGCACGAGCTCAACCTGGACGAGCTGCGGGAACGCTTCGTCTACTGA
- the ettA gene encoding energy-dependent translational throttle protein EttA translates to MAQYVMSMLRVSKIVPPKRQIIKDISLSFFPGAKIGLLGLNGAGKSTVLKIMAGVDKEYDGEVQHLAGVKIGYLPQEPQLNADKTVREEVESGMGDVMGAQKRLEEVYAAYAEPDADFDALAEEQARLEAIISAGAGDNVEHQLEIAADALRLPPWDAKIGPLSGGEKRRVALCKLLLSQPDMLLLDEPTNHLDAESVEWLEQFLVRFPGTVVAVTHDRYFLDNAAEWILELDRGEGIPWKGNYSSWLEQKEARLEQETKQEGARMKAMKQELEWVRQNPKGRQAKSKARIARFEELSSFEHQKRNETQEIFIPVAERLGNEVIEFDGVSKGFGDRLLIDNLSFKVPPGAIVGIIGPNGAGKSTLFKMIAGKEQPDAGTVKIGQTVQMAFVEQTREGLEADKTVFEDVSGGLDILNVGKFEMSSRAYLGRFNFKGADQQKKVGMLSGGERGRLHLAKTLLKGGNVLLLDEPSNDLDVETLRALEDALLEFAGTVFVISHDRWFLDRIATHILAAEGESQWTFFDGNYQEYEADKKRRLGEEGAKPKRIRYKPITR, encoded by the coding sequence ATGGCTCAATACGTAATGTCTATGCTCCGCGTGAGCAAGATCGTCCCTCCCAAGCGTCAGATCATCAAGGATATCTCGCTGTCGTTCTTCCCCGGCGCCAAGATCGGCCTGCTGGGCCTGAACGGCGCCGGCAAGTCGACCGTGCTCAAGATCATGGCCGGCGTCGACAAGGAATACGACGGCGAGGTGCAGCACCTGGCCGGCGTCAAGATCGGCTACCTGCCGCAGGAACCGCAACTCAACGCCGACAAGACCGTGCGCGAGGAAGTGGAAAGCGGCATGGGCGACGTGATGGGCGCGCAGAAGCGCCTGGAAGAGGTGTACGCCGCCTACGCCGAACCGGATGCCGACTTCGATGCGCTGGCCGAAGAACAGGCGCGCCTGGAGGCGATCATCTCCGCCGGAGCCGGCGACAACGTCGAGCACCAGCTCGAGATCGCCGCCGACGCACTGCGTCTGCCGCCGTGGGATGCCAAGATCGGTCCGCTGTCGGGTGGTGAAAAGCGCCGCGTAGCGCTGTGCAAGCTGTTGCTGTCGCAGCCGGACATGCTGCTGCTCGACGAGCCGACCAACCACCTCGACGCCGAGTCGGTGGAATGGCTGGAGCAGTTTCTGGTGCGCTTCCCCGGCACCGTGGTCGCGGTGACCCACGACCGCTACTTCCTCGACAATGCCGCCGAGTGGATCCTGGAACTGGACCGCGGCGAGGGTATCCCGTGGAAGGGCAACTACTCCAGTTGGCTGGAGCAGAAGGAAGCGCGCCTGGAGCAGGAAACCAAGCAGGAAGGCGCGCGCATGAAGGCGATGAAGCAGGAACTGGAATGGGTGCGCCAGAACCCGAAAGGCCGTCAGGCCAAATCCAAGGCGCGTATCGCCCGCTTCGAGGAGCTGTCGAGCTTCGAGCACCAGAAGCGCAACGAGACCCAGGAGATCTTCATCCCGGTGGCCGAGCGCCTGGGCAACGAGGTGATCGAGTTCGACGGCGTGTCCAAGGGCTTCGGCGACCGCCTGTTGATCGACAACCTGTCGTTCAAGGTGCCGCCGGGCGCCATCGTCGGCATCATCGGCCCGAACGGTGCCGGTAAGTCGACGCTGTTCAAGATGATCGCCGGCAAGGAGCAGCCGGATGCCGGCACGGTGAAGATCGGCCAGACCGTGCAGATGGCCTTCGTCGAGCAGACGCGCGAGGGGCTGGAGGCGGACAAGACGGTGTTCGAGGACGTGTCCGGCGGGCTCGACATCCTCAACGTCGGCAAGTTCGAGATGTCGAGCCGGGCGTATCTCGGCCGCTTCAACTTCAAGGGCGCCGACCAGCAGAAGAAGGTCGGCATGCTCTCCGGCGGCGAGCGCGGCCGTCTGCATCTGGCCAAGACCCTGCTCAAGGGCGGCAACGTGCTGTTGCTCGACGAACCGTCCAACGACCTCGACGTGGAAACCCTGCGCGCGCTGGAAGACGCACTGCTGGAATTCGCCGGCACCGTGTTCGTGATCAGCCACGACCGCTGGTTCCTCGACCGTATCGCCACCCACATCCTGGCGGCGGAAGGCGAGTCGCAGTGGACCTTCTTCGACGGCAACTACCAGGAATACGAAGCCGACAAGAAGCGCCGCCTGGGCGAGGAAGGCGCCAAGCCCAAGCGCATCCGCTACAAGCCGATCACGCGCTGA
- a CDS encoding LysR substrate-binding domain-containing protein, translated as MNKLPPLNALRIFEAVARLQSFTKAAEALYLTQSAVSHQIRKLEEHFGFPLLIRGQRGIDLTPEGALLQHSVHDALQQIGQTCDQLNQRRHAIRIKSPPSIAVRWLVPHLQGFKQQFPDLDISVSTVWEEKPVFDWGLFDLAIQYGNGDWPGVTVERLHQERLIPVAAPALLRGRSGLTPDELGTLTLIHSTRDRRDWRLWLELGAAEWPRGQKELLFDADVMAVEAARCGLGVALVDPFIVQDALDNGSLLAPFDRTLLTGQAYYLVRPPHERHSRRLQPLVEWLQNTI; from the coding sequence ATGAACAAACTTCCCCCGCTCAATGCCTTGCGCATCTTTGAAGCGGTCGCCCGGTTGCAAAGCTTCACCAAGGCGGCCGAGGCGCTGTACCTGACGCAAAGCGCGGTCAGCCACCAGATCCGCAAACTGGAAGAGCATTTCGGCTTTCCGCTACTGATCCGTGGCCAGCGCGGCATCGACCTGACCCCGGAAGGCGCCCTGCTGCAGCATAGCGTGCACGACGCACTGCAGCAGATCGGACAGACCTGCGACCAGCTCAACCAGCGCCGCCACGCCATCCGCATCAAGTCGCCGCCATCGATCGCGGTGCGCTGGCTGGTGCCGCACCTGCAGGGCTTCAAGCAGCAGTTTCCCGACCTCGACATCAGCGTGAGCACGGTGTGGGAAGAAAAGCCGGTGTTCGACTGGGGCCTGTTCGACCTCGCCATCCAGTACGGCAACGGGGACTGGCCCGGCGTCACGGTGGAGCGGCTGCATCAGGAGCGGCTTATCCCGGTGGCGGCCCCTGCGCTATTGCGGGGCCGCTCTGGCCTGACGCCTGACGAGCTCGGCACGCTGACGCTGATCCACTCCACGCGCGACCGCCGCGACTGGCGACTGTGGCTGGAACTGGGCGCAGCGGAATGGCCCAGGGGGCAGAAGGAACTGCTGTTCGACGCCGACGTGATGGCGGTGGAGGCGGCGCGCTGCGGGCTGGGCGTGGCGCTGGTCGATCCGTTCATCGTGCAGGATGCCCTCGATAACGGCAGCCTGCTGGCACCCTTCGATCGCACCTTGCTCACCGGCCAGGCCTACTACCTGGTGCGGCCGCCGCACGAGCGCCACTCGCGCCGGCTGCAGCCGCTGGTCGAATGGCTGCAGAACACCATCTAG
- a CDS encoding DUF1615 domain-containing protein, translating to MQKRYTLPLLLTACLAGCASTATPVSQPAAPIVMPPDGYPRPDAASSPSAEALSADVPPIETPLTIVPPPVGKPAAPAPRVPAISEAQGRATLDKALPPKIRDRAGWTEDIFDAFTALKLPYTAENFCAAAAVIEQESSWQSDPVVPGLPNIVWGKIGEKAAGYHIPLPLVKTALLKPSPNGRSYKERIDSLRTEKQMNELYEDMSAEAEKIGFPTIMKKNPIRTGGPMQVSIEFAEGHVRAWPYPYPRKGGLRNEVFSRRGGLYFGIAILLQYPAPYKDMQYRFADFNAGRYSSRNAAFQTVVGRLSGRKLARDGDLLSYEKGQANGGSTLSALQTLDNRLGMSDSAILRDLKQEKFAAFGQTELYRKVYALADPLYGGQAPREQYPQIKLKSPKITRKLTTEWFAERVNGRYQTCLQRATR from the coding sequence GTGCAGAAACGCTATACCCTGCCCCTGCTGCTGACCGCTTGCCTGGCCGGCTGTGCCAGCACGGCCACCCCGGTCAGCCAGCCAGCCGCCCCCATCGTCATGCCGCCGGACGGCTACCCGCGGCCCGACGCCGCCTCGTCGCCGTCGGCAGAAGCATTGTCCGCCGACGTGCCGCCGATCGAAACGCCGCTCACCATCGTGCCGCCCCCCGTCGGCAAGCCGGCCGCGCCGGCACCGCGCGTACCCGCGATCAGCGAAGCGCAAGGGCGCGCCACCCTGGACAAGGCCCTGCCGCCCAAGATCCGTGACCGCGCCGGCTGGACCGAGGACATCTTCGACGCCTTCACCGCACTGAAGCTGCCCTACACCGCGGAAAACTTCTGCGCCGCCGCGGCGGTGATCGAACAGGAATCGAGCTGGCAGTCCGACCCGGTGGTGCCAGGGCTGCCCAATATCGTCTGGGGCAAGATCGGCGAAAAGGCCGCGGGCTATCACATTCCCCTGCCGCTGGTGAAGACCGCCCTGCTCAAACCCTCGCCCAACGGCCGCAGCTACAAGGAACGCATCGACAGTCTGCGCACCGAGAAGCAGATGAACGAGCTGTACGAGGACATGTCGGCCGAAGCGGAGAAAATCGGTTTTCCCACCATCATGAAGAAGAACCCGATCCGCACCGGCGGACCGATGCAGGTCAGCATCGAGTTCGCCGAAGGCCATGTGCGTGCCTGGCCCTACCCTTACCCGCGCAAAGGCGGCCTGCGTAACGAAGTGTTCAGCCGCCGCGGCGGCCTCTACTTCGGCATCGCCATCCTGCTGCAATACCCGGCCCCCTACAAGGACATGCAGTACCGCTTCGCCGACTTCAACGCCGGCCGCTACAGCAGCCGCAACGCCGCCTTCCAGACCGTGGTCGGCCGGCTCAGCGGGCGAAAGCTCGCGCGCGACGGCGACCTCCTGAGCTACGAGAAGGGGCAGGCCAACGGCGGCAGCACCTTGAGCGCCCTGCAGACGCTGGACAACCGCCTGGGCATGAGCGACAGCGCCATCCTGCGCGACCTGAAGCAGGAAAAATTCGCCGCCTTCGGCCAGACCGAGCTGTACCGCAAGGTCTATGCCCTGGCCGACCCGCTCTACGGCGGCCAGGCGCCGCGCGAACAGTATCCGCAGATCAAGCTGAAAAGCCCCAAGATTACGCGCAAGCTAACCACCGAGTGGTTTGCCGAGCGGGTGAACGGGCGCTACCAGACCTGCCTGCAACGCGCAACGCGTTGA
- a CDS encoding transporter substrate-binding domain-containing protein, producing MSCKKVLTLTLLCALPWLAQAQTVRIVTDASYPPFSKMNPDGSITGFDPDITRALCAEAKLECELKAMDFDGIIPALQAKKFDVAIASMSITPERAKVVDFSDMYFKIPGRLMAKEGTQINDAWFKGKKIGVLRSSTQMQEATAKWAPMGSKIKVYSKITDAFLDLTGQRLDAVYLDATIGESDFLQKPMGKGFAFVGPVYNDPKYYMGAAMAVGKGNKELRAKLNTALKQILSNGTYKQIQAKYFSYDIYPFK from the coding sequence ATGTCCTGCAAAAAAGTACTCACGCTGACCCTGCTGTGCGCCCTGCCCTGGCTGGCCCAGGCCCAGACCGTGCGCATCGTGACCGACGCCAGCTATCCGCCGTTCTCGAAGATGAACCCGGATGGCAGCATCACCGGCTTCGATCCGGACATCACCCGCGCGCTGTGCGCCGAGGCCAAGCTGGAGTGCGAGCTGAAGGCGATGGACTTCGACGGCATCATCCCGGCACTGCAGGCCAAGAAATTCGACGTGGCGATCGCCTCGATGAGCATCACGCCGGAGCGCGCCAAGGTGGTCGACTTCAGCGACATGTACTTCAAGATTCCCGGCCGCCTGATGGCCAAGGAAGGCACCCAGATCAACGACGCCTGGTTCAAGGGCAAGAAGATCGGCGTGCTGCGCAGCTCGACCCAGATGCAGGAGGCCACCGCCAAGTGGGCGCCGATGGGCAGCAAGATCAAGGTCTACAGCAAGATCACCGACGCCTTCCTCGACCTGACCGGCCAGCGCCTCGACGCCGTCTACCTGGACGCCACCATCGGCGAGTCGGACTTCCTGCAAAAGCCGATGGGCAAGGGCTTCGCCTTTGTCGGTCCGGTCTACAACGACCCGAAGTACTACATGGGCGCGGCGATGGCAGTGGGCAAGGGCAACAAGGAATTGCGTGCCAAGCTCAACACGGCGCTCAAGCAGATTCTCAGCAACGGCACTTACAAGCAGATCCAGGCCAAGTACTTCAGCTACGACATCTACCCGTTCAAGTAA
- a CDS encoding aspartate kinase has translation MALIVQKYGGTSVGTTERIKNVARRIAKWKAQGHDLVIVVSAMSGETNRLIGLAKDIQAYPDARELDVLVSTGEQVTIGLLAMALKEIGVPAKSYCGWQVPVVTDSSYSKARIQSIDDAAMRADLEAGQVVIVAGFQGIDEGRNITTLGRGGSDTSAVALAAALKADECQIYTDVDGVYTTDPRVVPEARRLKTITFEEMIEMASLGSKVLQIRSVEFAGKYKVRLRVLSSFEEEGEGTLITFEEDQNMEKAVVAGIAFDRNEARINVKGVPDKPGIAYQILGPIADANIEVDMIIQNVGEHGTTDFSFTVPRGEFQRTLGILRDVQTHIGATKIDADDKVAKISIVGVGMRSHCGIASTMFRTLAEEGINIQLISTSEIKVSVLVDEKYLELGVRVLHKAFGLDQVAEA, from the coding sequence ATGGCACTCATCGTACAGAAGTACGGCGGCACCTCGGTGGGCACCACCGAGCGCATCAAGAATGTCGCCCGGCGCATCGCCAAATGGAAGGCTCAGGGACATGATCTGGTGATCGTGGTTTCCGCCATGAGCGGCGAAACCAACCGTCTGATCGGTCTGGCCAAGGACATCCAGGCATACCCCGACGCACGCGAACTCGACGTGCTCGTTTCCACCGGCGAACAGGTCACCATCGGTCTGTTGGCGATGGCGCTGAAGGAAATCGGCGTGCCGGCCAAGAGCTACTGCGGCTGGCAGGTGCCGGTCGTGACCGACAGCTCGTACAGCAAGGCCCGCATCCAGTCGATCGACGACGCCGCCATGCGCGCCGACCTCGAGGCCGGCCAGGTGGTCATCGTGGCCGGCTTCCAGGGCATCGACGAAGGCCGCAACATCACCACGCTCGGCCGTGGCGGTTCCGATACCTCGGCCGTGGCGCTGGCTGCCGCGCTCAAGGCCGACGAGTGCCAGATCTACACCGACGTCGACGGCGTCTACACCACCGACCCGCGCGTGGTGCCGGAAGCGCGCCGCCTCAAGACCATTACCTTCGAGGAAATGATCGAGATGGCGAGCCTGGGCTCCAAGGTGCTGCAGATCCGCTCGGTAGAATTCGCCGGCAAGTACAAGGTTCGGCTGCGTGTACTCTCCAGTTTCGAAGAGGAAGGAGAAGGCACACTGATCACGTTCGAGGAAGACCAAAACATGGAAAAGGCCGTAGTAGCAGGCATCGCATTTGACCGTAACGAAGCGCGCATCAACGTGAAAGGCGTGCCGGACAAGCCGGGCATCGCCTACCAGATCCTGGGCCCGATTGCCGACGCCAACATCGAAGTGGACATGATCATCCAGAACGTCGGCGAGCACGGCACCACCGACTTCTCCTTCACCGTGCCGCGCGGCGAGTTCCAGCGCACCCTGGGCATCCTGCGCGACGTGCAGACCCACATCGGCGCCACCAAGATCGACGCCGACGACAAGGTCGCCAAGATCTCCATCGTCGGTGTCGGCATGCGCTCGCACTGCGGCATCGCCTCGACCATGTTCCGCACCCTGGCCGAAGAGGGCATCAACATCCAGCTGATCTCCACCTCGGAGATCAAGGTGTCGGTGCTGGTCGACGAGAAATACCTCGAACTGGGCGTGCGCGTGCTGCACAAGGCCTTCGGCCTGGATCAGGTAGCCGAGGCCTGA